One region of Peribacillus simplex genomic DNA includes:
- a CDS encoding MFS transporter produces the protein MEGHEKQNNNVSVWCLISMASIPLVMTLGNSMLIPVLPIFEEKVGISSFQSSMVITSYSVASIFLIPIAGYLSDRFGRKMVIMPSLVLALIGGLVAGFASWKMDNPYTWIIIGRVLQGIGASGASPIILPLVGDLYKDDDEKTSACLGIIETSNTFGKVLSPILGSLFAAFIWFLPFFSISFFSLISIVLVFFFIKVPKEKEEPKKLKEFWRDTKKIFKQEGKWLYTIFLIGVFVMLVLFGVLFFLSDNLEKIHDLHGVKKGLVIAIPLFFLCVSSYIAGKKIKGELPIMKKIIMISLAVLSISLVFVGFTKNRVVLLLIMTSLVGIAIGALLPTLDAIITQNIKKEQRGTITSFYMSSRFIGVAAGPPVMSLVMKNHLNMSYIISGIIGICIVLIVLKFISTDKKEAAS, from the coding sequence ATGGAAGGTCATGAGAAGCAAAATAATAATGTAAGCGTGTGGTGTCTGATCAGTATGGCATCGATTCCATTGGTAATGACCCTTGGAAATTCAATGCTTATCCCGGTTTTGCCCATTTTTGAAGAAAAGGTGGGAATATCTTCTTTTCAATCGAGCATGGTGATAACAAGCTATTCCGTTGCATCCATTTTTTTAATTCCTATAGCTGGTTATTTATCAGATCGTTTCGGACGGAAAATGGTGATTATGCCAAGTCTTGTCCTTGCCCTTATTGGCGGCTTGGTTGCAGGTTTTGCATCATGGAAAATGGATAATCCTTATACATGGATCATCATTGGGAGAGTATTGCAAGGGATTGGGGCATCTGGAGCCTCGCCCATCATTTTGCCTTTAGTGGGGGACCTTTACAAGGATGATGATGAAAAAACAAGTGCTTGTTTGGGTATCATCGAAACCTCGAACACATTTGGGAAAGTTCTGAGTCCAATATTGGGTTCCCTTTTTGCTGCATTTATCTGGTTTTTACCATTCTTCTCGATTTCATTCTTCAGTTTAATATCTATTGTCTTGGTCTTTTTCTTTATAAAGGTACCAAAAGAGAAGGAAGAGCCGAAGAAATTAAAAGAATTCTGGCGTGATACGAAAAAAATATTCAAGCAGGAAGGAAAATGGTTATATACAATTTTCCTGATTGGTGTATTTGTCATGTTGGTTTTGTTCGGTGTTCTTTTCTTTTTGTCAGACAATCTTGAAAAAATCCATGATTTGCATGGAGTCAAAAAAGGTTTAGTGATAGCGATCCCGCTGTTTTTCCTTTGTGTATCTTCTTATATTGCAGGGAAAAAAATCAAGGGAGAATTACCAATCATGAAAAAGATCATCATGATCAGTTTAGCTGTCCTTTCAATCAGCCTTGTATTTGTCGGTTTTACTAAAAACAGGGTCGTCCTTCTATTGATAATGACAAGCTTGGTGGGGATAGCAATTGGTGCGTTATTGCCGACACTCGACGCAATCATCACCCAAAATATAAAAAAGGAACAGCGGGGGACGATAACCTCCTTTTACATGTCATCAAGGTTCATCGGAGTTGCGGCAGGCCCGCCGGTCATGTCCCTTGTCATGAAAAATCATCTCAATATGAGCTATATCATTTCAGGAATCATTGGTATATGCATTGTATTGATTGTTTTGAAATTCATTAGTACAGACAAGAAAGAAGCAGCTAGCTAA